GCCGCTTCTCTCCTAATGCGCGGCATATTCTTGTTTGTTGTATATGGCATATGCTTGATGATATTCCATCAAGTGGTGCCAAGCTATTGAGACTAAACGAGATATTTGACTTTTTTTGTCCATCTGTTAGCATTACTTTGTTGCCCGCGAGGGTGATTTTAATTTAATTATGGCTTTTTTAAAGAAAGCGAAAAGCAAAACAGCGGAAGAAAAAAAGGATGTTTCGGAAGTAAAGGAAATCAAAGAGGAGAAATCTTCCAAGAAAAAAGGAGAGGAAAAAACATCCGCCGCTCCGAAAGCCTTAAAGCCTCATATCACGGAGAAGGCGGCTTTTCTGGGTGAAAAAGGGGCGTATGTTTTTAAAGTGGCGCCAGGTTTCAATAAAATAATGGTAAAGGAAGCGGTCAAGAAGCAGTACGGCGTCAATCCGGTAAAAGTAAGCATGGTCAACGCGCCGGGAAAAATGTTTCTGATAAGAAGGAGAAGGGTGCAAAGCGCCGGTTTTAAAAAGGCCGTGGTTTACCTGAAAAAGGGGGAGAAAATAAATATCGCGTAATAAAATGAAATTTTTTAAGCCGACAACTCCATCAAGAAGGCAAATGTCAGTGATATCTTATCGCGATGTTTTGACTCGTTCCAAACCGGAAAAAAGCCTGACGAAAGGATTTAAAAGAGGAACCGGCAGAAATTCCGCCGGCAGGATAACGGTAAGGCACAAGGGCGGCGGCGTTAAAAGGTGCTACCGCGAAATTGATTTCCGGCTGAACAAGAAAGAAATTCCCGCCGTGGTAAAATCCGTGGAATACGATCCGAACAGAAGCGGTTTCATCGGCCTGGTTACTTACGCCGACGGAGAGAAGAGATACGCTTTATTGCCGGTAGGATTGAGGCCGGGGGAGAAAATAATCGCTTCGGAAAACGCCGAGGTAAAATCGGGAAACCGTCTCCCGCTTAAAAAAATACCGGTCGGAACTTTCATATATAATATAGAAATATTGCCCAATTCCGGCGCCAAACTGGTCCGGTCGGCCGGCAGTTTCGCCGAACTTTTGGCGCACGACGGCGGCTACGCTCTTTTGAAGATGCCTTCAACCGAAGTAAGGAAAATACCGGATTCCGCGTGGGCCAGCATCGGCCAGGTTTCCAACGAGGAATATAAGCTTAGAAATTTCGGAAAAGCCGGCCGCTCCAGGTGGCTTGGCATGAGGCCGAAGGTCAGAGGCACCGCCATGAACCCGGTGGATCACCCGCTGGGCGGAGGAGAAGGCAGACAGCCGGCCGGCATGAGCAGGGTAAAGAACATGTGGGGCAAGGGCATAAGAGGGGTAAAGACCAGAACGCCCAAAAAATATTCCAACGTATTCGTGGTTTCCAGAAGAAAGAAAAAGAAATAGTAATGGCTTGGCCTGAATTTTACGAGTTTTGCGAAGTAAAATTTAGTCGCCAAACATTACCCCGCACAT
The window above is part of the Candidatus Paceibacter sp. genome. Proteins encoded here:
- the rplB gene encoding 50S ribosomal protein L2 translates to MKFFKPTTPSRRQMSVISYRDVLTRSKPEKSLTKGFKRGTGRNSAGRITVRHKGGGVKRCYREIDFRLNKKEIPAVVKSVEYDPNRSGFIGLVTYADGEKRYALLPVGLRPGEKIIASENAEVKSGNRLPLKKIPVGTFIYNIEILPNSGAKLVRSAGSFAELLAHDGGYALLKMPSTEVRKIPDSAWASIGQVSNEEYKLRNFGKAGRSRWLGMRPKVRGTAMNPVDHPLGGGEGRQPAGMSRVKNMWGKGIRGVKTRTPKKYSNVFVVSRRKKKK
- a CDS encoding 50S ribosomal protein L23, coding for MAFLKKAKSKTAEEKKDVSEVKEIKEEKSSKKKGEEKTSAAPKALKPHITEKAAFLGEKGAYVFKVAPGFNKIMVKEAVKKQYGVNPVKVSMVNAPGKMFLIRRRRVQSAGFKKAVVYLKKGEKINIA